The genomic window AGAGAGGTTTAAGGGCTCTGTTATAGCCAGTAGTCTGGGTCTGTGTGATAGAGAGGTTTAAGGGCTCTGTTATAGCCAGTAGTCTGGGTCTGTGTGATAGTGTGTTTGATAGAGAGGTTTAAGGGCTCTGTTATAGCCAGTAGTCTGGGTCTGTGTGATAGTGTGTTTGATAGAGAGGTTTGAGGGCTCTGTTATAGCCAGTAGTCTGGGTCTGTGTGATAGTGTGTTTGATAGAGAGGTTTGAGGGCTCTGTTATAGCCAGTAGTCTGGGTCTGTTTGATAGTGTGTTTGATAGAGAGGTTTGAGGGCTCTGTTATAGCCAGTAGTCTGGGTctgtgtgatagtgtgtgtgatagagaggtTTGAGGGCTCTGTTATAGCCAGTAGTCTGGGTCTGTGTGATAGTGTGTTTGATAGAGAGGTTTGAGGGCTCTGTGTTCGTACTTAGACACTGTCTGGATGATAAAGACATCTTTGCCTCGAACCGACTCCTGGATCTGCACACGCGtttctacatagagagagagagagagagagagagagagagagagagagagagattgagagagagattgagagagagagagagagagagagagagagacagagagagagacagagagagagagagagagagagagagagagagagagagagagagagagagagagaggggggggagaaagaaagagacagagagagagagagagagagagagagagagagacagacagacagacagacagacagagagagagagagagagagggagagaggggggagaaagaaagagagagagagagagggagagagatagacagagagggagagaggggggagaaagaaagtgtgagagagatggagagagagagatagagagggagagagaggggggggagaaagagagagagagagacagagagagagagagagagagagagagagagagagagagagagagagagagagagagagaggggggggagaaagagagagagacagagagagagagagagagaggggggggagaaagaaagagagagagagagagagagagagagagagagagagagagagggggggagaaagaaagagagagagagagagcgagagagacagagagagagagagaggggggggagaaagagagagagagagacagagagagacagagagagagagagagagagagaggggggggggggagaaagagagagagacagagagagagagagagagagagagagagagagagaggatgagctcccacatttttcagcatgtttttacaaaacatagatttagagttagataaatTAGTATTTAGTTTGGGAAGCGAGAGGTGTCAGAGCCCTTGATCCCAGCAACAGCAGGAGTGTTCACAGCCTCCCCCAACCCAaatgcagaggcctttgaagccccctccctctgtgcagaggtcattaaaatacagtacccctTGGATTTAGAAAATGACAAGGCACGGAAAGAGTACAAAAAGAAGCTCCTTATGGAGAATCAAGGGACACTTTTTCGCTGACCGCTACAAAAATGGGAACGTAAGCAACTTaatcttccacacagaccatccccctggcatgacacagtgctatactatatcacatacacatggttagcagattgcttgtgcttctagatccAACAGGGCAGCAtgatctaacaggtaatatctaacaattccacaacaaaacctaatatctaacattTACACAACAAAACCTGATATCTAACATTTACACAACAAAACCTGATATCTAACATTTACACAACAAAACCTGATATCTAAcatttccacaacaaaacctaatatctaacaattccacaacaaaacctaatatctaacatttccacaacaaaacctaatatctaacaattccacaacaaaacctaatatctaacatttccacaacaaaacctaatatctaacaattccacaacaaaacctaatatctaacatttccacaacaaaacctaatatctaacaattccacaacaaaacctaatatctaacatttccacaacaaaacctaatatctaacatttccacaacaaaacctaatatctaacatttccacaacaaaacctGATATCTAATAATTCCACAACAAAATGGGTCACAGATTGGCTAAGATGCAATtagataataaataataaataataaaggttacagtaaatacatatgagatgagtgtaACGGtttctcgtgggctgaaggaagaacggaccaaggtgcagcgtttaaagtgttcatgatttaatccaaaaaACCACATCGAACAAAAAACAACCAACAGGAGAACGAaaagcgaaacagtcctgtcaggtgcagacacacaaagacagaaaacaactacccacaaaacacaggtgggaaaaggcctacctaagtatggttcccaatcagagacaacgatagacagctgcctctgattgagaaccacacacggccaaaacacatagaaatagaaaacatagaacaccagacatagaatgcccaccccaactcacgccctgaccaaaccaaaatagagacatacaaaggatctctaaggtcagggtgtgacaatgagtaatgcgagatatgtaaacattattaaagtgactagtgttcccatttattaaagtggccaatgatatcaagtctatgtacagtatgtaggcagcaacctctaatgtgctagtgatggctgttttaacagtctgatggccttgagatagaagctgtttttcagtctctcagtcccaactttgatgcacctgtaacTTTCCACCCAGGAAAATGATATATGGTTTCCAgcttgcataaagtccagtgaagttccctgatggccgtcttggtatccgtttgcgtgtgggggggggggggatatacacgactgtgacgattaccgaggagagttctcttgggagataatacggtcggcatttgattgtgagagagagggtgaaggagagggagagagggtggaggagagggagagggggatggaggagagggtgagggggatggaggagagggtgagggggatggaggagagggtgaggggggtggaggagagggtcagactgctggaggagagggtgatggggatggaggagagggtgatggggatggaggagagggtgaggggggtggaggagagggtgatggggatggaggagagggtgaggggggtggaggagagggtcagactgctggaggagagggtgagggggatggaggagagggtgaggggggtggaggagagggtgagggggatggaggagaggatcagactgctggaggagagggtgagggggatggaggagagggtgaggggggtggaggagagggtgagggggatggaggagagggtgagaaagatGAAGTGTGACAGAAAGGTcagaaggtcagaggtcagggatcATCAGGGGTCAGAGTCTCACCTCTGTTGTCTTCCTGGTACACCTGCACCTTCCCAAGCTCCACCCCCAGACGCCTGCACACAGGAGACATAGCCAATGAAAAGAGAGCACAGGGAGAGCTGACCAATGAAAAAgccagagtgtgtgagtgtgtgtactgaCTCTCCTATCCTCTTGCTGATCTCCCTGGACGAAGGGTGTGAGTTGGCGCTGAAGATGACCAGGCCTCCCTCGGTGTGGTTCATAACCGGGGGGGACCGGCCACTCTGCTCCCCAGCCTCAGACGGCCTATCCTTGGGCACCCACGCTGCACTCAGCCCTTCCTACGGAGGAACCAgatacccaaacacacacacagttaatcaATCAATCCACTTGTCTGGGACAGTGTTACTAccaacataacacatcataacacaacacatcataacataatacgtcataacacatcataacacatcataacataatacatcataacataatacgtcataacacatcataacataatacatcataacataatacatcataacataatacatcataacataacacatcataacataacacatcataacataacacatcataacataacacatcataacacatcataacacatcataacacatcataacacatcataacacatcataacataacacatcataacacatcataacataacacatcataacataacacatcataacataacacatcataacataacacatcataacataacacatcataacataacacatcataacataacacatcataacacatcataacacatcataacacatcataacataacacatcataacataacacatcataacataatacatcataacataatacatcataacataacacatcataacataacacatcataacataacacatcataacataacacatcataacataacacatcataacataacacatcataacacatcataacacatcataacacatcataacataacacatcataacataacacatcataacataacacatcataacacatcataacataacacatcataacataatacatcataacacatcataacataatacatcataacataatacatcataacataatacatcataacataacacatcataacataatacatcataacataacacatcacaacataacataatacatcataacataatacatcataacacatcataacacatcataacataatacatcataacataatacgtcataacacatcataacataatacatcataacataatacatcataacataacacatcataacataacacatcataacataacacatcataacataacacatcataacataacacatcataacataatacatcataacataatacatcataacataacacatcataacataatacatcataacacaacacatcataacataacacatcataacataatacatcataacataacacatcataatacatcataacataatacatcataacacatcataacataacacatcataatacatcataacataatacatcataacacatcataacataatacatcataatacatcataacataatacatcataacacatcataacataacacatcataatacatcataacataatacatcataacataatacatcataatacatcataacataatacatcataatacatcataacacatcataacataacacatcataacataatacataataacataatacatcataacacaatacatcataacataatacatcataacataacacatcatatcataacataacacatcataacacatcataacacaacacatcataatacatcataacataatacatcataacataatacatcataacataacacatcataacataatacatcataacataatacatcataacataatacatcataacataacacatcataacataatacatcataacataacacatcataacataatacatcataacataatacatcataacacatcataacataacacatcataacacatcataacataatacatcataacacaatacatcataacacatcataacataatacatcataacataacacatcataacataacacatcataacataacacatcataacacatcataacataacacatcataacacatcataacataatacatcataacacaacacatcataacacatcataacataacacatcataacataacacatcataacacaacataacacatcataacataatacatcataacataacacatcataacataatacatcataacataatacatcataacacatcataatacatcataacataacacatcataacataatacatcataacacatcataacataacataacacatcataacataatacatcataacataacacatcataacacatcataacacaacacatcataacacatcataacataacacatcataacacaacataacacatcataacacatcataacacatcataacataacacatcataacacatcataacataacacatcataacataacacatcataacataacacatcataacataacacatcataacacatcataacataatacatcataacataacacatcataacataacacatcataacataacacatcataacacatcataacataacacatcataacataacacatcataacatatcataacataacacatcataacataacacatcataacacatcataacataacacatcataacataacacatcataacataacacatcataacacatcataacataacacatcataacataacacatcataacataacacatcataacataatacatcataacataatacatcataacataacacatcataatacatcataacataatacatcataacataacacatcataatacatcataacataacacatcataatacatcataacatatcataacacatcataacacatcataacataacacatcataacataacacatcataacataacacatcataacacatcataacataacacatcataacacatcataacataacacatcataacacatcataacataacacatcataacacatcataacataacacatcataacataacacatcataacacatcataacataacacatcataacataatacatcataatacatcataacataacataacataacacatcataacacatcataacacatcataacataacacatcataacataacacatcataatacatcataacataacataatacatcataacataatacatcataacataacacatcataacataacacatcataatacatcataacataatacatcataacataacacatcataatacatcataacataatacatcataacataatacatcataatacatcataacataatacatcataatacatcataacataatacatcataacataacacatcataacataacacatcataacataacacatcataatacatcataacataatacatcataacataatacatcataacacatcataacacatcataacataatacatcataacataacacattataacataatacatcataacataatacatcataacacatcataacacatcatatcataacacatcataacacatcatatcataacacatcataacataacacatcatatcataacatatcataacacatcataacacatcataacataacacatcataacacatcataacataacacatcatatcataacacatcataacataacacatcataacataatacatcataacacatcataatacatcataacataacacatcataacacatcatatcataacacatcataacataatacatcataatataacataacataacacatcataacacatcataacataacacatcataacacatcataacacatcataacataacacatcataacacatcatatcataacacatcataacataacacatcataatataacataacataacacatcataatacatcataacataacacatcataacacaatacatactgttatgttatgttatgttatgatgtgttatgctgtattatgttatgttatgatgtgttataatATGTTATGATATGTTATGATAACACATCATACCATAAGATAAGAAAACAGAATATAAAATAACTTAGTGAAGCCTGTAAACAGAGATACATTAGAAACCGTATTCAGTATTCCTTTCCTCTCCTGACTCCCGGATGCGCTCAGCGCGCCATCTGCTGATGAGCGGACGGACGCACAGATTTTGTTTTGCGTTCAGTCTCGGTAAACACAACAAAATACAACGTTTAAACcacacataaacaacaacacaacattgAAACCTCACAGACGGGCCTGCTGTACTCACCAGTTTGTGTTTGTAGTGTAACCGCGTTGTATGATGTCGGATGATTTCGCAGCTTGTTAACGTCTCAACCTGTTCCTCCGAGCCCGGCCTACTGAGTATGATGGTCAGGCGTCTCGGCCAATCACAGACTAGGAATCCCGACCGGACaaaaaaattcacccaactctcGTGTTGATCGTAGCGGGAAGACGTCATCACGTCTACATGGCATTTGAATTTGATTGAAGATATGTTTCTATATTCTGATTCTGAATAGTTATTACATTCAACAAAAACTATTTTGCCTGGTGTTTTTGGTCGGGTGTGTTCAAGTTACACACAGTCTTGAGAAGGTTAGCTACCATGTTTATCAGATTTGTGGTGCTGGGGGTTAAATGCGCAAAAATACACATTGTAGAAGAACAAAATGACTCCCGCACACAGTGTTTATGAAATGTCTGACTATACCCCATCTAGCTTACTGTATTCGGCTCACAGTAAAACATACCATATTAACGCTTTGCCTTTTTCAATTATGTAGGCTACCGCTGTACCTTGATGTAGGCCTACAATAATTAAATATATCTTTACACATTTAACGTAGTCAACGTGTCGCTACGATAACTTTTTAAAAAccttttcattattattttttttttttttaagtctacAGGTTACAAACAGCCTTATCCCTCAGCACGGCAGGATCATGACAGAGAGCATGTTCCTTGGTCGGCCACGAGAGGTCACTGCTGTCTCTGTTTTTACCAGACAGACCcatcctgccaaggcagcagctactcactcttcctggggtttattatggatccccattagttcctgccaaggcagcagctactcttcctggggtttattatggatccccattagttcctgccaaggcagcagctactctccctggggtttattatggatccccattagttcctgccaaggcagcagctactcttcctggggtttattatggatccccattagttcctgccaaggcagcagctactcttcctggggtttattatggatccccattagttcctgccaaggcagcagctactcttcctggggtttattatggatccccattagttcctgtcaaggcagcagctacttttcctggggtatattaaggatccccattagttcctgccaaggcagcagctgctcttcctggggtttattacggatccccattagttcctgccaaggcagcagctactcttcctggggtttattatggatccccattagttcctgccaaggcagcagctactcttcctggggtttattacggatccccattagttcctgccaaggcagcagctactcttcctggggtttattatggatccccattagttcctaccaaggcagcagctactcttcctggggtttattatggatccccattagttcctgccaaggcagcagctactcttcctggggtttattacggatccccattagttcctaccaaggcagcagctactcttcctggggtttattatggatccccattagttcctgccaaggcagcagctactcttcctggggtttattatggatccccattagttcctgttgccaaggcagcggctactcttcctggggtccatcaaaatgaaggcagtttatacagtagaacaggagacagacagagggacagggctGAATACTGTCTAGCCTACCCTACACAACATTATCTCTGCATTAGGATGCTATATTctatataattaagcaataaggcacgagaaGGTGTGGTATATATataccaatataccacggctaagggctgttcttaggcacgacgcaactcggagtgcctggacacagcccttacccgtggtatattggtccatataccacaaaccctccgaggtgccttattgctattataaactggttaccaacgtaattagagcagtagaaatacatgttttgtcatacgtgtggtatacggtctgatattaccacggctgtcagccaatcagcattcagggctggaactaCCCATTTTATAAATACTTGTTAAATACtatttagagcagtaaaaatacatgttttgtcatacccgtgatatacggtccgatataccacggctgtcagccaatcagcatgcagggctcaaaccacccccAGTTTATAATGTGCTATTAATCATGGGGGATTGCATCGGAGTGAATTCAGCGACCTCTTGTCCAACTAGGAAAGTCTCTGTTTGTTGTGTCGCCATCCTGCTAATGTTGTCTTACTCATCATGACACAAGCTGTGCTGTGTGTAcgagtggggtgtgtgtgtgtacgggtgggatgtgtgtgtgtgtgtgttgtgtgtgtgtgtgtcacctatGTGTTGTATACAGACACTGAGAGTGTAATCGAGCAGCAGACTGGGCCTTCCTACCCACTAATCTAACAGCAGACCAGATGTCAGTCTGGAGAGACTGGACCTTCCTACCTACTAATCTAACAGCAGGCCAGATGTCAGTCTGGAGAGACTGGACCTTCCTACCTACTAACCTAACAGCAGGCCAGATGTCAGTGTGGAGAGACTGGACCTTCCTACCTACTAACCTAACAGCAGGCCAGATGTCAGTGTGGAGAGACTGGGCCTTCCTACCTACTAACCTAACAGCAGGCCAGATGTCAGTGTGGAGAGACTGGGCCTTCCTACCTACTAACCTAACAGCAGGCCAGATGTCAGTCTGGAGAGACTGGACCTTCCTACCTACTAACCTAACAGCAGGCCAGATGTCAGTCTGGAGAGACTGGACCTTCCTACCTACTAACCTAACAGCAGGCCAGATGTCAGTGTGGAGAGACTGGACCTTCCTACCTACTAACCTAACAGCAGGCCAGATGTCAGTCTGGAGAGACTGGACCTTCCTACCTACTAACCTAACAGCAGGCCAGATGTCAGTGTGGAGAGACTGGACCTTCCTACCTACTAACCTAACAGCAGGCCAGATGTCAGTCTGGAGAGACTGGACCTTCCTACCCACTAAtctaatgtaacagtatagcttccgtccctctcctcggctctacctgggctcgaaccagggaccctctgcacacatcaacaacagtcacccacgaagcatcgttacccactgcgccacaaaagccgcagaaccttgcagagcaaggggaacaactacttcaaggtctcagagcgagtgacgtcaccgattgaaacgctattagcgcgcaccaccgctaactagctagccatttcacatcggttaccgGTCAGCAGGTCAGATGTGTTCCCGAAAACACAAAAACAGTCCAGTTTTTAACGGAATGTCCATTCATCCAATCCgtattcattctgaatggttaaggtttgggatagagttaaaacattaagtttagtcactcattccgtatggttaagttaagggttaaggtttgggataaagtttaggttaagggttcaaataaaataaaatcagatgttattggtcacatggtcagcagatgttaagcGTTGAGCGCGTAGCTCTCAACGGGTTAGTCCGTGACGGAGCAGCTGACAAGACGAGAGGGCGTAGCTCTCAACGGGTTAGTCCGTGACGGAGCAGCTGACAAGACGAGAGGGCGTAGCTCTCAACGGGTTAGTCCGTGACGAAGCAGCTGACAAGACGAGAGGGCGTAGCTCTCAACGGGTTAGTCCGTGACGGAGCAGCTGACAAGACGAGAGGGCGTAGCTCTCAACGGGTTAGTCCGTGACGGAGCAGCTGACAAGACGAGAGGGCGTAGCTCTCAACGGGTTAGTCCGTGACGGAGCAGCTGACAAGACGAGAGCGCGTAGCTCTCAACGGGGTAGTCCGTGACGAAGCAGCTGACAAGACGAGAGGGCGTAGCTCTCAACGGGTTAGTCCGTGACGGAGCAGCTGACAAGACGAGAGGGCGTAGCTCTCAACGGGTTAGTCCGTGACGGAGCAGCTGACAAGACGAGAGGGCGTAGCTCTCAACGGGTTAGTCCGTGACGGAGCAGCTGACAAGACGAGAGGGCGTAGCTCTCAACGGGTTAGTCCGTGATGGAGCAGCTGACAAGACAAGAGGGCGTAGCTCTCAACGGGTTAGTCTGTGATGGAGCAGATCTTGAACGACATCGGTAGCCGGTAGGAATCGGAAAGACGTGTCGACTTATGACATCTACCAGTAAATACTAAGTTAAGGCAAACCGGGGTATTGAAGAAGTTTTAAGTCTGAAGTCTTTGGTTGAATCTTTGCAATGTCTCAAATTTAGTCATCATACCCTTACCAATTAAATGTTGACTGCAAAGTAGGCCTACCTGGCAGGATGAGAATCAGAATTATCGTTTTGCTAACTCTGCtatcacatgtagcctacattgtACAGTCACAGTACAGAAACACCACTAGCAAAAAAAAGGGTTTATTGCACAATTTAATTAAAGGGCAACTACACCCTCTGAGAAAATATCCAGAACATCCAGAACCCACTTCTCCacacatcactataccactatgtaGCAGTATAAACCCGGAGCCTGGCACACGGTTAACTACAGTAACATCCAGAACCCACTTCTCCacacatcactataccactatgtaGCAGTATAAACCCGGAGCCTGGCACACGGTTAACTACAGTAACATCCAGAACCCACTTCTCCacacatcactataccactatgtaGCAGTATAAACCCGGAGCCTGGCACACGGTTAACTACAGTAACATCCAGAACCCACTTCTCCacacatcactataccactatgtaGCAGTATAAACCCGGAGCCTGGCACACGGTTAACTACAGTAACATCCAGAACCCACTTCTCCacacatcactataccactatgtaGCAGTATAAACCCGGAGCCTGGCACACGGTTAACTACAGTAACATCCAGAACCCACTTCTCCacacatcactataccactatgtaGCAGTATAAACCCGGAGCCTGGCACACGGTTAACTACAGTAACATCCAGAACCCACTTCTCCacacatcactataccactatgtaGCAGTATAAACCCGGAGCCTGGCACACGGTTAACTACAGTAACATCCAGAACCCACTTCTCCacacatcactataccactatgtaGCAGTATAAACCCGGAGCCTGGCACACGGTTAACTACAGTAACATCCAGAACCCACTTCTCCacacatcactataccactatgtaGCAGTATAAACCCGGAGCCTGGCACACGGTTAACTACAGTAACATCCAGAACCCACTTCTCCacacatcactataccactatgtaGCAGTATAAACCCGGAGCCTGGCACACGGTTAACTACAGTAACATCCAGAACCCACTTCTCCacacatcactataccactatgtaGCAGTATAAACCCGGAGCCTGGCACACGGTTAACTACAGTAACATCCAGAACCCACTTCTCCacacatcactataccactatgtaGCAGTATAAACCCGGAGCCTGGCACACGGTTAACTACAGTAACATCCAGAACCCACTTCTCCacacatcactataccactatgtaGCAGTATAAACCCGGAGCCTGGCACACGGTTAACTA from Salvelinus namaycush isolate Seneca unplaced genomic scaffold, SaNama_1.0 Scaffold1809, whole genome shotgun sequence includes these protein-coding regions:
- the LOC120037667 gene encoding phosphoribosyl pyrophosphate synthase-associated protein 2, producing MNHTEGGLVIFSANSHPSSREISKRIGERLGVELGKVQVYQEDNRETRVQIQESVRGKDVFIIQTVSKDVNTTIMELLIMVYACRTSCARSITGVVPYFPYSKQCKMRKRGSIVSKLLASMMCKA